GCCAGTTTATTGTAACCCTGAACCAAGTCAGTATAACCACGAGATATCCAGATACTCTGGAAAAAACTCAAGAATATTTTACTCAAGAAAGAACCTCAAATATTCTTTCCCAAACCCATGAGGTACTGAAATGGATAAAAAAACAGTTATAAGTGTTATTAACCGTTTTAAAAAGGCTTTAGAAAAAAGAGGGATCAAAGAAATTCAAATCATTCTCTTTGGTTCCTGGTCGAAAGGTAACTATCATGAAGAAAGTGATATCGACTTAATCGTTCTGTCCGATGACTTCTTTGGAAAAAGCTTTTGGGAGAGAACCGAAATTTTATCCTCGGCAATATTGGAAGTATTTGAACCTATCGAAGCAATCGCTATGACTTTTCAGGAGTGGGAGAAAGGTGATTCACCAATTATTTCTTATGCAGGAAGTGGCGAAGTAATACAATAATTGTTGGGGACAGGTCTTGATTCTTGAAGTGCCTTCTTTTTCTCAAAAAACACTGAGTAATATCATTTCATTTTTGCACTTCTTTAAACCACCAACGATAAAATTCCTGCGATGTTTTGAGGATCGTTTGACATTTTTCTTTAACATTCTTGGTATCTTCGCATGAATATTCTTCAGCCGGAATCCAAAGGCTATTATTGTCAATACCCGGATACCTACTCCAAGTTACTTCCGGTTCAATTTCAGTACTTAATTGAGCTATATGACGCAGTTTATTCATCCATAATTGCGGAAATTGTTTTTCTTCGATTTCTTTGATCAGAGCTTTCCCAATAAAATGAGATTTAACAAAAACACCCATCATGATCAGAACTGCTTTTAATGACTTTTCGACCGATTGTTGGAAATGGAACACAGCCTTATCAAAATATTCTTTTTCTAAAATTATAATTCCGATCTCAAAATCCCTCTTGGCATCATCGAGCATGGCATGGGCAAACTGCCGGTTGCTTATTTGAGATAAAAAGGCTTCTTTACGATAAGGAATTGGAAATTTCCATCCATTTTCAGTTTTTTCAATTCCTTGATCATGAATATACTTTTTGGTTTCTTCGATGAGTTCTTCTAAAAATTCATCTTCAGCAATTAAGACTTTCCCCTCAGTAGCAATATCCAAAAATAGAGGATTGTGGTTTCTAAAATTAGAAAAACATTCTTCTCGAGTAAGGAGCAGAATATCAAGAGGCCGGTCTATGTTTATTAATTTTTTTATAAGTGAAATTTCACTCTGTCTTCGATGTCGATGAGGAGGTATCTCATCAGAAATGATTAAAATATCAATATCCGAATCTCTACTTAGTGTCCTACGAGTCGAGGAGCCAAACAAAATAGCCAATACTACTTTGAATGGCAATTTTTTTAATTTATGAACAATTTCCTTTAGATCGGCTTTGGTTAAAAAATCCATTTTCACACCTCTCGTGGTTAAGTCTTGATTCTTGAATTTTAACAAATTTTAATCTCATTCATCCACCTACGAGTTTGGTAAATCAAATAAAAAAGAGCTTGTCTCCTTTTTCTACTTCAGCCATTTAACAGAAATCAGAGTTTCAATACAAGAAAATTCTGGATCCCCAGTTACTACTGGTACACCATGACGTTGAGCCAGGGCAACTGCAAAGGCATCGGCATAAGAAAGAGGATGTTTAGCTTTAATCCG
This DNA window, taken from Candidatus Atribacteria bacterium ADurb.Bin276, encodes the following:
- a CDS encoding Nucleotidyltransferase domain protein — its product is MDKKTVISVINRFKKALEKRGIKEIQIILFGSWSKGNYHEESDIDLIVLSDDFFGKSFWERTEILSSAILEVFEPIEAIAMTFQEWEKGDSPIISYAGSGEVIQ
- a CDS encoding HEPN domain protein, with product MDFLTKADLKEIVHKLKKLPFKVVLAILFGSSTRRTLSRDSDIDILIISDEIPPHRHRRQSEISLIKKLINIDRPLDILLLTREECFSNFRNHNPLFLDIATEGKVLIAEDEFLEELIEETKKYIHDQGIEKTENGWKFPIPYRKEAFLSQISNRQFAHAMLDDAKRDFEIGIIILEKEYFDKAVFHFQQSVEKSLKAVLIMMGVFVKSHFIGKALIKEIEEKQFPQLWMNKLRHIAQLSTEIEPEVTWSRYPGIDNNSLWIPAEEYSCEDTKNVKEKCQTILKTSQEFYRWWFKEVQK